The sequence CCTGAGTAAGATGTCTATGAATGAATTATACAGCGAAAATGTATGCTCGGCAGGGTAATTTTTACAGATAAATGAAAAAGCCTCCGTATTTTTTGCGGAGGCTTCGGTATCTTATTAAGAGGCTCTTTCCAGAGCGTCGAATCTGCGTTTTGCCCTTGCGAAACGCACTCTCTTAATCAGCAGGCTTAGATACAGCAGCGTGAAGATCAGGAGCGCAAAGAACATTGCGTGGAGCATCATGGGATGAAGTCCGCCGCCTCCTTTCTGTACCACGTTGGGGTGTATGGTGTTTTTCCAGATGCGGATAGAGAAGAAAACGATCGGCACATCAATAAAACCGATTATGCCCACAGCGGCGGCGAATCTCGCCCTCTTGCTGTCCTCATCTATGAACTTTCTCAGCATTATGTAGCCCACGTAAATGAACCAGAGGATAGCCGTGGTGGTGAGCCGCGGATCCCATGTCCACCATGCGCCCCATGCCGCCTTGCCCCAGATGGGTCCGGTGGTGAGAACGATCGTGCAGAAGAGCAGCCCGATTTCGGCGGAGCTCTCGGCTATATCGTCAAAGCAGAAGTCGTCCTTGATCAGATAAAGAATGCTTGTGCAGAAGGTTACAAAAAACGCGAAAAACGAGATCCACGCTGACGCCACGTGAAAGTAGAATATCTTCTGGTTCGGTCCCAGAGATTTTGCCACGGGCGCATAGATAAAAGCCATATAAAGCCCGACGGGAACAAGGAGAATAAGGGCTGCATCAAGAATTTTTTCTTTGTTCATAAGCTATTCCTCTACTATGAAGTCGAACACCGCGAAAACCACAGCGGTGAAAATGATGTCGAATATTAAAAGGATTTTCAGCCACGGGTACGCCAGCGCATGGTCATGACCGAGAACGAAAATATTAAGACTCTGCACTGATGCGAGAATTACCGGAACAAGTATCGGCAGAAGCAGAAGGGGAAGCATGACCTCTCTTGTTCTGGTGTTTACGGATATGAGTGAGAACAGCGTTCCCAGCACGGCAAATCCGTATGTTCCGAGGAAGAAGACGGCAGCCGTCAGAGCGCCGCCGGCGAATACGTTTACATTGTACAGCACGGTGAAAATGGGGATTGTGATTATCTCCACCATCGCCATGAACGTGAAGTTGCTCAGCACCTTGCCGAAGAAGATAGAGCTCGGATCCACGGGAGAGAGCAGAAGCGCCTGAAGGTTGCCCCCCTGAACCTCTGTCATCATCGATTTGTTCAGCCCGAGAAGCCCCGCAAAAACAAAGCTCATCCACAGTATTCCGCCGACAACTTCGTTTTTCATGTCGCTGCCGGGTTCAAATATGAAGCTGAAAACCACAACCACAAGGAGCGAGAAGACAAGCATGGAGTTAACCACTTCCTTCGATTTAAACTCCTCAAGAATATCTTTCCTGAATATGCAGAGAACAGTATTGAAATAGCTCATTTCAGCTCACCGCCTGCATGTATATGTTCTCAAACTCCTTCTCGGGGACATCTTCCTTTTTTTGATCCAGAGTGAATTTTCCGCCTTTCACCACCACGATTCTTGAGGCAAGCTCGTAGCCTC is a genomic window of Geovibrio thiophilus containing:
- a CDS encoding cytochrome c biogenesis protein; this translates as MNKEKILDAALILLVPVGLYMAFIYAPVAKSLGPNQKIFYFHVASAWISFFAFFVTFCTSILYLIKDDFCFDDIAESSAEIGLLFCTIVLTTGPIWGKAAWGAWWTWDPRLTTTAILWFIYVGYIMLRKFIDEDSKRARFAAAVGIIGFIDVPIVFFSIRIWKNTIHPNVVQKGGGGLHPMMLHAMFFALLIFTLLYLSLLIKRVRFARAKRRFDALERAS
- a CDS encoding heme exporter protein CcmB, which codes for MSYFNTVLCIFRKDILEEFKSKEVVNSMLVFSLLVVVVFSFIFEPGSDMKNEVVGGILWMSFVFAGLLGLNKSMMTEVQGGNLQALLLSPVDPSSIFFGKVLSNFTFMAMVEIITIPIFTVLYNVNVFAGGALTAAVFFLGTYGFAVLGTLFSLISVNTRTREVMLPLLLLPILVPVILASVQSLNIFVLGHDHALAYPWLKILLIFDIIFTAVVFAVFDFIVEE